The sequence below is a genomic window from Flavobacterium sediminilitoris.
AACTTAAAGCATCGTGAAAAATAATTCCCAAAGTAAAACGCTCGCCCGATTTTACTTCGCTTACACCGTGTTTCATATTTACCCGATAATAACCTTTCGTTCCTTTTTCGGGTTTGAAATTGGTCGTAAAAATCAGCATATCGCCTTTTCTCGGTTTTAGAACTATGGCTTTGGATTGTGCTCTTGGAATTTGCTGTGTCAATACAAATTCGCCACCTGTAAAATCTTGATCGGGTTCGTTTAAAAACAAAACTGTTTGAATGGGAAAATAAATATCTCCATATAAATCCTGATGTAATGTATTGAAACCGCCTTTGCCGTATTTCAAAATCAAAACAGTTGCTTTTTGTTGTTCGTTTTGGTGGCATTGTTGTAATAATTCTGCGTGTTCCAATGGAAATTGCTTGTCAATATTTAACGCCCTAAACCACGTATTTGCAATGGGTGCAAGTTGCGGATAAATGTTTGTTCTGATTTGCTGAATAATTTCGGGCAACGGATAGTTGAAATACTTGTATTCGCCTAAACCAAAACGGTAGCGTTCCATTACTACCGTTTTTCTGTAAGTGTTTGGGTTGTTATATTCTGCTTTCAATGCATCGCATTGTTGGTCTGACAACAGATTGGGAAGAATGGCATAACCGTTTGTGTGCATTGTTTCAGTTATGTTTTGCCAATCTGCTTCCTGTAACTTTTGCTTTATCATCTTATTACTGAAATTCCTGCGTCCACTGTTAATTCTGTGCCGTGAATGTAACTGGCTTCCTGCGATGCAAGGAACAATACTGCGTTAGCGATTTCGGTAGGTTCGCCTAATCTTTTAAAAGGTATCGTTGGAACAATTCCTTGCAAAGCACCTGCAATTTGTTCAGCATTCAAGCCTGTATTATTAAAGATGTTGGTTTTGATGTGTCCAGGACTAATGCCGTTTACACGGATACCTTTTTCCGTGAACTCTGAAGCAAAAGTTTTGATGAATGACTGCACTGCTGATTTTGCTGCTGAATAAACAGAAAAATTTGGTGTTCCAAATTCTGTAACAAATGAAGTATTGAATACAACAGCACTTCCGTTTTTCATTAAAGGCAAGATTTGCTGAACGGTAAAAAATGTTCCTTTTACCAACAAATTGAACAACTCGTCAAAATGGACTTCATCTGCAAACTCAACAGGAGCAAACTTTCCATAACCAGCATTGGCAAAAAGCAAATCAATGTTTTCCGTATACTGTTTTACTTGTTCCTGCAAAAGCAATATGTCTTTCATATTACCTGCGTTTGAAACGATGCCAAATGCATTTGTTCTTAATTGTTCTACGGCTTTGTTTACGGTTTCGGCACTTCGTCCTGTAATGATTACTTTACCACCTTCGTTGATGAATTGTTGGGCTGTGGCAAATCCCATTCCGTTTGTTCCGCCTGTTATCAGTGCGAATTTGTCTTTAAATCTTTGCATTATTTTTTTGTTTTAAAATTCTGATGCAAAGATTGCAATGTATGCTGTGGCAGAAAACCCGAAACTTGCTACATTTCCAAAATATCGGTTTTTGCACTTTCCCAACCGATGATAGCTGTCTTTCGTGTATTGCCCCACATATAACCGCCAATATTGCCCGTTGATTGGATAACACGATGACAAGGAATAAGAAACGCAACGGGATTGTTACCGATAGCCGTGCCAACGGCTCTGGAAGCATTTACGTTGCCGATTTGTTCGGCAATGTTGCCGTAAGTAGAAAGTTGCCCCATTGGAATTTTCAAAAGTGTTTCCCAAACTTTCAACTGAAAATCTGTGCCTTTTAAATGCAATTTAATTTCAGGTAATTTATTCCAATCGTTTTGGAAAATGAACAACGCATTTTGTTGTATTAAATCTAATTTTCGCTGAAATGTTGCGTTGGGAAATTTTTGTTTAAGGTCGTTTAATGCGTTGGTTTCACCATCGTTGAAAGCCATATAGCAAACGCCTTTTGTGGTTGAAGCAACAATCAAATTCCCAAAAGGACTTTCTGCAAAACTGTAATTGATAGAAAGATTTTTTGCACCGTTTTTATATTCGGCTGGTGTCATTCCCTCAATGTTTACAAATAAATCGTGCAGCCGTCCTGTGCCTGAAAGCCCTGTTTCAAAAGCGGTGTCAAAAAGTGTAGCTTGTCGGTCAGTCAATAATTTTTTAGCGTGTTCAATGCTGATGTATTGCAAAAACTTTTTGGGTGTTGTTCCTGCCCATTCGCTAAATAAACGCTGAAAATGAAACGGACTTAAATGCACTTGTTCGGCAACTTCGTCCAAATTTGGTTGCTCTTTGAAATTGTCCTTTATATAATCAATCGCTTCCGCAATTCGATTATAATTGAGTTGTTGTTGCTCGTTCATTGTCCTGAATTTTATAATGCAAATGTCCGAATGGTTTTGCTTTTATAAAATCCGAAACTTGCTATGTTTTTGTCAAAGTGTTTTTTTGCAGACGTTTTTTAGAGTTATAGCTAAGGTTTCGTCTTTAGTTTGCTGCTTGTGGCAGTTTTTATTTATAGCATAAATTACCATTTTCTTCATTTAGATATTTTCTAAATTTATTCAAAACTTCAGAATATTGATTTTTATCGAAGATTATTTCACTCGAATTCATAAACCATTGTACATTTTTTCCAATTGATTTAGGCATATTTTCACCATTCCCAATATCTAAGCCAAACCTTTTCCAATATACATAATTATTATCTGTTACTGTTTCCGCAATTATTACATCGCAAAGTAAATCTAAATCTTCTCCACACATTAGAATAGGTAAAAATGTAGTTTGATCTATTTCTGGTAAAGTTCTTTTCCATATAGTTTCTCTTTCAGAAGGATTGCTTAGCCAATTTAAGAAGGTACTCACTAGACCTTTTTTTATTTCAATATTTAAATTTTTAAGAATCGTTTCTTCCAAAGAAATGCCATCTATTAAAATATCATAATAGTTATAATTTGTAAATGGATTTACTAAAATATTTGTTTCTATTCTGCTTATCATAAAATTGCCACTAAAGGTCAAGTATAAGCGCAGTAGCGGAGAAGAAAAACTTGAGTTTTTCGTTTAGTAACTGTTTAGCCAAAACCTTATTTTATTTACTAATTTACAAAAAAGGAAATGAGAATAAGGTTTTGGTGGTGTAAAAAAATACAGACTTTGGTTCAGGCTCTTTCCCCGCTATTGCATTTATACAATGTGCTTGTTCCACAACTCTCTCAAAGATAACAAAAAGGATATATTGAAAAGCGTATTTTTTGTAAAATTCTTCATGTAAGAAAAGAAGAATTGTATTCCACAATTATTTGTTTGGGTTAATTTGTTAGATCTAGTTCCAGAAGATAATTTATATATATAATTACTAACCGAACTCGATTTACATTTTATTTATAAATCTACTCAAAAATGCTATGAAAAAGAAGGACAGAAGAGTATTGATTCCGTTGTGTTTTTCAAGATTTTGTTGGAAAGGTTATTTAAACAACATCAACTCTCTATTAGCAAAACATGTGTTTTATATAGAGATGAAGTATTTTTAAGTTTCTTCAAAGTAGTGTTGAAAATGTGTGTAACCACTTTGTTTTTACAAAAATGGTTTTTATTTCTTTTTAGGTTTCATTACTTTTCTTAATGTTTTAACCCACCAACTCCATTCACTCCTTTTTTTGTCCTTTGTAAACTGGTTTTCAACCTTATCAAATGCGTCTTCAATATAAGCGTTGTGTAGCCAACGAATTGCTAACATCCATTTTAAAGTCGCTAAACCTGTTGTTGTCATATCAATAATATGTGAAATTTCAGTTTTTTTTGGCTCTAACTCATTTATGTCAAATCTGTGATAACCATTAAAACCTGTCAAGTCAAACTGAAAAGTGATTGATTTTTCAGGCTGATAATCTGTTACAAAATATGTAATTGGTCCGTGTCCACCTTTTGAACCAACTTGTAACCCATTATCCAACTTCATCGGTGACCATTTGTCTGTTGCTAACATCAAATCATTGTCGGTCGCCAAAGTATTGAATAACTTAACAAGTTCGGTCTTTGGTTGTTGAATTTCTCTTTTATGGATATTTATTACTTTCATTTTCTTTGTTGAATAGTCATATTGGTTACTGTTGTCCATAAATTACGTACAGTGTTCTCACGTTTCTAGACGTTTGCAAGTTATGAAAACGAGTATTTTAGACTAAACGAAAATACGACAAAAAACGGTAATTCCACTAAATTTGCAAATGTCTAGAATGTGTGTTGGCAGAAGTAATCATCTTAAGTCTACGATATCTCCGTTTGTATAAATTATTTTAGAAACATTATAAACGCTTCTACCTGATTCTTTAATTTTGCCGTCATCATCCATTTTTTGTTTAGTTTCGATGTCGCAAATTAACTTTGTGCCGTTAGAAAAACTTAAATTTTTATTGAGTATTAAATTTTTAAAATCATCATCTTTTAATTTAAAAGTAATATTTTGATTATTGTAAATAGCTTTCCAGCTCATACGGTTTCTCTTAAGAACAGGCGAAACTATTTCTAAAGTTACATTTTCCTTGTATTCCGGCTCTACTACTGTTTCTTTAACAATAAAAAGATTAAAGTCAGAACGTGGTACAATTTTTTCAATTGATTTTGGTTCAAAATTTTCATTAAGTTCTTGAGTGGAAATTTTTTCAATTTTACCTTCTTTTGATAAAAATGTATAAAATTTGGATTTAGAAATTTTAACTTTATTATTTTCAGAAATATAAATTGCTAATGAATCAATTAATTCTTGTGTAACAACAAATTCTTCTTCATTTTTTAAATTTGTTTTTAGAGCTTCTAGACTATCTTTCTCAAAATCTTGTTTTAATTTCTTAATTTGTAGATCTAAAAATTCATTTTTCTTTTTTTCTGTTTCTGAATCTGTATTTATAGAGTTGGATATAACATCTGAAATTACGGATCCTATTATTGATGCTAAAAAACTTCCTACAACAATTATTTTTGCTCTATTTTTCTTTTTATTTATGAATTTATATACTGATTTTATTCCACCTTCTTCAAGAGCGAAAGTTTCAACAGATATTTCTAAACCTAAAATATTTGATACTTCTTCTAAAATTTTGAGTAATTCTCCTTCAACTTTATTTAATATTTTCGCATCCATCGAATGCGAATTATTACTCAAGTAATAATGAATTTGCAAGATTTCAGAATCAGTAATTTTCTCCATTTTTATTTTATAATTTATTAGTTCTACTTCTGTAAATATAATTTATATTTCAAAGTGATTTTTATATATTTTATGCTTTTTTGCGACATAGAAAATCGAAACTTCGATTTAGCACTTAACCCGCTCTTGCACATGCATGATGTTAGTGGCAGTTATTTTTTGTTTATATAGTTTAAAGTTTCATTCAGCCAATCATTTGATGTTAGTTTTACATCTGGAATTACACCTTTTGCCTCAATAGACTTACCTTCATAAGTTACAATTTCACAAACAGGAACATACATAAAATATTCTCCCATAGAAACCATAGTTACTGGATTTCCTGCACCAGCTGTTGTTTGTCCAAGAATTGTAGCCCTTTGCATTTCTTGAGCGATAAAGGCAAAATATTCGGAAGCTGAACCTGTGTTATTAGAGGTAATAATGTAAAGTGGAATTTCAAAAAACTTAGGTGCATCCGAATAGTTGTAAGCGACTTCACTTTGATACCAATTTTCTTCTCCAACACATTTCTTCATTAATAAACTTTGGTAACTTTGGTCTTCATACAAATGATAATTGATAAAACCACCACTTCGTCCATCTCCACCAGGATTTTCTGAAATGTCTATAATAAGTTTATCAACTCCTTCAAGAAAAACTAAAGCACTTTTTATTTTTCTAAAAGCTTCGTCATTTGCAATACATCTATCCCATTTTATGTAACCAATATTGTTTTCCAAAATCTTAACTTCAGTAAACCCTCCATTAAAATTTTGCTTTGGTGTTTCCTTTATTGGGTCTTTTTCAATGTTTGGCTTAGATTTTCCAATATAAAAATGGATATCGTTTGTTTGGTTTCTGAGTAACAAAGTCAATTTTTTAGTTAATGAATCTGTTGGGATATTATAAAATTCACTTTTTTTCAGTTTCTTTTTAAAAATACTATTCAATGCTTTTGCCTTTTCAGAGTCAAAGTAATTTTGTTCAAGATTATTACATATTTGATTTACGAGCTCATCTGTTTCTAATTTTGTTAAAGTCTTGCTTTTTTGTGCAAAAGTAAAAAAGCAATTGCATAATAGAATGGTTAATATAATTTTTTTCATTTAGTTTCTATGTTGAGTTTGATTTCTACTTCGACTGTTATAATTGCCACTAACTAGTTTATAAGCGTACAAATCAAACTAGTTTTATCCCTAATTGGCATGTTATGCACATGTTTTTGTTTGAATTTATGCGTATAATTTTTAATTATGTAATACAAATATAAAAATATTTGCTGCATATCGAATGGATTGATAATGTTTTTCAATGATGTGCTGCTGACGTGTGTATATCATTGTTATTTTTGGGCTACTGTGCCCTAATAAATCTTGAATGTAGCGCAAATCACTTCCGTTTTCTAATAAATGTGTGGCAAAACTATGACGAAGTGTGTGCAAAGTAATTTGTTTTGTAATTCCCGCTTTTTTTGCAGATTTGTGTAATACAGATTGTGCACTTCTACTGCTATATTGTTCTCCATATTGTCCTTCAAACAAGAATGTTTTGGGCTTGTAAATGGTGTAGTATTCTTTTAGTAATACTAAAACTTTTGTTGATAATAGGGTATATCGATCTTTTTTACCTTTTGCATTTTTAACATGAATCAACATTCTTTGACTATCACTATCAATAATTTTCATGTTTATTGCTTCACTGATCCGGAGACCCGAGGAGTAAATTAGGGCTAATAATGTTTTGTGTTTTATATTGGTAATTAAATCGATAAGTTTGAAGGTTTCTTCTTTGCTTAAAACGTTTGGTAATGTTTTTACATTTTTAGGACGGTGAAGCTCTGCTATAACCATTTTTGAATCATGAATAATTTTAAAGAATGATTTAATAGAATTGATGGTTTGGTTTTGATAAGATGCCGAAAAATTATTGTTAATAATAGATTCAATAGCTATTGTGGACGGTTGTTAGTAGACAATTTTATTTTTAGGAAAAGTTGTGACAATTTTTTTTTATTTTTTTTGTTTTGTCACAAATCTGTGACAAAATTATTTTCATGAATATGAATTGTCACGGATTTGTGACAAAACTTTTTTAAGTTAACTATTTTGTCACAGTTTTTGATTGGATATAATTTAGTAGCATTTAACTTAATATAGTAGATTATGAAGAAACGTAAAATATTTAAAACACCGATGTTGTTTTCTCAGGAAGAAATGGCAATGTTACTGGGTATTACCAGAAGTCAATGGGCAATGTTTGAAATTGGACAACGTGATATTCCTAGTAGTGCCAAATTGAAATTAGCAACTTTAATTAAAGGCGTTAATGTGCTGTCAAAGGTTGCTACTAAAGAATTGCCTCATCATAAAATTCAGCAAAGCAAAAAAGAAGAAATACTATATACTCAATTAAAGGAGAATAGGTTACAACAATTGATAATAGAAAGAAAGCTAGCAAAATTGAAGAAAAATTATCAGGAAGCAGAAAATACATTGCAGTTTGTGGCTCTTTTGAAAGGAAATAAAAATATTACTGTTAGGGAAGAAGCAGTTTTAAATGTAGTGCAAGCTAAAGCGTTAGTTGTATTAGATCGAAATGGTTTGCATTTACAGTTAGAGCAACAATTGAGATTGAGTACTCTTGATGCGCAGACAAAATTTATTGAGAGAGAGATGGGAGAGTGAGTTTATTGGTTTTCTATTGTGGTGAGGATAAGTTTTTGAGAATTACAAAAACGGTACTAAACTATTTTAAACTTCCTTAATTTTCAAATTTGAAACAAAAAAAGATCTAGTAAAAACGTGTATCCTTTTATTTTCGTATAAATTTTAACTTAAAATTAAAATTTTTCTTACAG
It includes:
- a CDS encoding SDR family oxidoreductase, whose protein sequence is MQRFKDKFALITGGTNGMGFATAQQFINEGGKVIITGRSAETVNKAVEQLRTNAFGIVSNAGNMKDILLLQEQVKQYTENIDLLFANAGYGKFAPVEFADEVHFDELFNLLVKGTFFTVQQILPLMKNGSAVVFNTSFVTEFGTPNFSVYSAAKSAVQSFIKTFASEFTEKGIRVNGISPGHIKTNIFNNTGLNAEQIAGALQGIVPTIPFKRLGEPTEIANAVLFLASQEASYIHGTELTVDAGISVIR
- a CDS encoding S41 family peptidase, whose protein sequence is MKKIILTILLCNCFFTFAQKSKTLTKLETDELVNQICNNLEQNYFDSEKAKALNSIFKKKLKKSEFYNIPTDSLTKKLTLLLRNQTNDIHFYIGKSKPNIEKDPIKETPKQNFNGGFTEVKILENNIGYIKWDRCIANDEAFRKIKSALVFLEGVDKLIIDISENPGGDGRSGGFINYHLYEDQSYQSLLMKKCVGEENWYQSEVAYNYSDAPKFFEIPLYIITSNNTGSASEYFAFIAQEMQRATILGQTTAGAGNPVTMVSMGEYFMYVPVCEIVTYEGKSIEAKGVIPDVKLTSNDWLNETLNYINKK
- a CDS encoding helix-turn-helix domain-containing protein, producing MKKRKIFKTPMLFSQEEMAMLLGITRSQWAMFEIGQRDIPSSAKLKLATLIKGVNVLSKVATKELPHHKIQQSKKEEILYTQLKENRLQQLIIERKLAKLKKNYQEAENTLQFVALLKGNKNITVREEAVLNVVQAKALVVLDRNGLHLQLEQQLRLSTLDAQTKFIEREMGE
- a CDS encoding 2OG-Fe(II) oxygenase, whose product is MIKQKLQEADWQNITETMHTNGYAILPNLLSDQQCDALKAEYNNPNTYRKTVVMERYRFGLGEYKYFNYPLPEIIQQIRTNIYPQLAPIANTWFRALNIDKQFPLEHAELLQQCHQNEQQKATVLILKYGKGGFNTLHQDLYGDIYFPIQTVLFLNEPDQDFTGGEFVLTQQIPRAQSKAIVLKPRKGDMLIFTTNFKPEKGTKGYYRVNMKHGVSEVKSGERFTLGIIFHDALS
- a CDS encoding bifunctional helix-turn-helix domain-containing protein/methylated-DNA--[protein]-cysteine S-methyltransferase, which translates into the protein MNEQQQLNYNRIAEAIDYIKDNFKEQPNLDEVAEQVHLSPFHFQRLFSEWAGTTPKKFLQYISIEHAKKLLTDRQATLFDTAFETGLSGTGRLHDLFVNIEGMTPAEYKNGAKNLSINYSFAESPFGNLIVASTTKGVCYMAFNDGETNALNDLKQKFPNATFQRKLDLIQQNALFIFQNDWNKLPEIKLHLKGTDFQLKVWETLLKIPMGQLSTYGNIAEQIGNVNASRAVGTAIGNNPVAFLIPCHRVIQSTGNIGGYMWGNTRKTAIIGWESAKTDILEM
- a CDS encoding tyrosine-type recombinase/integrase, encoding MVIAELHRPKNVKTLPNVLSKEETFKLIDLITNIKHKTLLALIYSSGLRISEAINMKIIDSDSQRMLIHVKNAKGKKDRYTLLSTKVLVLLKEYYTIYKPKTFLFEGQYGEQYSSRSAQSVLHKSAKKAGITKQITLHTLRHSFATHLLENGSDLRYIQDLLGHSSPKITMIYTRQQHIIEKHYQSIRYAANIFIFVLHN